Proteins encoded together in one Thermococcus barophilus MP window:
- a CDS encoding MFS transporter — MASSVLGPYLSLWLKGIGLGFSEIGLTQSVSEIAQLITDFPTGGVADRHGRVKTYAAGSSLFGIGLLIIGLTHTISAVLVGATLSGFGMALVSGTLVPWLYDALNDRKSVQQTLGKLKAISGPVRFAGGVIGGCLASVAPNLPVLTAGVLSIASAIIALFLLPDNCGNRKAKYMELLRRGLREIRKNRALHLLLASSFFLSFTARAFFTFWMLLLVQRGLPREYLGVLFALLLLSTSAGGLIAQKLEPTSKTAAMLTVLLGTEIAMLGIIENLAISIALLFALEVTLSARFPVMAVLRNSFIPKEVRSTVTSAMSTVGSGFTAISNVMVGAFAEKLSLGKAYFIAGSLGMLAALPLLGLTFLSVPDERGNMPEKVDGG; from the coding sequence TTGGCTTCGTCAGTTCTTGGCCCGTATCTGAGTCTATGGCTTAAAGGCATTGGTCTGGGCTTTTCTGAGATAGGTTTAACCCAGAGCGTTTCTGAGATTGCACAGCTCATCACTGACTTTCCGACTGGAGGAGTTGCCGACAGGCACGGTAGAGTCAAGACCTATGCCGCTGGAAGCTCCCTCTTTGGTATTGGATTGCTTATCATAGGACTCACACATACCATTTCGGCAGTTCTGGTAGGGGCTACACTTTCGGGTTTTGGCATGGCACTCGTAAGTGGAACATTAGTTCCATGGCTCTATGATGCGTTAAACGACAGAAAATCAGTGCAGCAAACTCTTGGAAAGTTAAAGGCAATTTCAGGACCAGTGAGATTCGCTGGAGGAGTTATTGGCGGTTGCCTTGCCTCGGTCGCTCCAAATCTGCCAGTGCTAACCGCGGGGGTGCTCTCGATAGCCTCTGCGATAATAGCTCTATTTCTGCTGCCCGATAACTGCGGCAACAGAAAAGCAAAATATATGGAGCTGCTTAGAAGAGGGTTGAGGGAAATCAGAAAGAACAGAGCACTTCACTTACTGTTAGCTTCCTCTTTCTTTCTGAGCTTCACTGCAAGAGCATTCTTCACCTTTTGGATGCTTCTGCTGGTTCAACGCGGTCTTCCCAGAGAATATCTTGGAGTGCTCTTCGCTTTACTGCTTCTCTCAACATCTGCAGGAGGTCTGATTGCCCAAAAGCTTGAACCAACATCGAAAACTGCGGCAATGTTGACAGTCCTGCTTGGGACAGAGATTGCCATGCTTGGTATCATTGAAAACTTGGCTATAAGCATTGCCCTGCTCTTTGCGCTTGAGGTAACCCTCAGTGCAAGGTTTCCTGTAATGGCAGTGCTTAGGAACAGCTTTATCCCAAAAGAAGTCCGCTCAACAGTGACTTCAGCGATGAGCACTGTCGGAAGCGGATTTACAGCTATAAGCAATGTGATGGTTGGTGCCTTTGCTGAGAAACTGAGCCTCGGGAAAGCGTATTTTATCGCGGGATCTCTTGGGATGCTGGCGGCACTCCCCCTGCTGGGATTAACCTTTTTAAGTGTCCCTGATGAAAGAGGAAACATGCCTGAAAAAGTTGATGGAGGTTGA
- the trm10 gene encoding tRNA (guanine(9)-/adenine(9)-N1)-methyltransferase has translation MKKLSEIFAELLREKGINKIGMLSKRYRKSRNKLQDIALDVLEGKGAIVEVDEPTAIAWDLSGRRTGEAKYAYAPSCIAKKFKVVISPGDLRARLPNDCPYFIIDLMHWEKHTEKEKNKVALQAAQSYGVLRDYLWSELLALTWINEEFKEKAHFPLDRVTAYEGPTAEFLKEKGIDEVVLLDPRAEEVLSEEDFSVGAFIIGGIVDTGGTKKGTTAKIGEALESEGIKVRRRKIVLRGDIIGVPDRINHILKILLEMLVEGKSMEEAILTVQSPLHARWRLRKELPKHKRRYLIDGRKYLVVEKELFDEYSRWLNIRWEDFVQVLRELNFVALERKRIHHLNKIAVARIINGKLYRVILLKRAALLCYNC, from the coding sequence ATGAAAAAGCTTAGCGAAATTTTTGCAGAACTGCTCAGAGAGAAAGGAATAAACAAAATAGGCATGCTTTCGAAAAGATACAGAAAGTCGAGGAATAAGCTCCAGGACATAGCATTGGATGTTCTTGAAGGTAAGGGAGCTATAGTTGAAGTTGATGAACCCACAGCAATAGCTTGGGACTTAAGCGGAAGACGAACAGGGGAAGCAAAATACGCCTATGCCCCATCGTGCATAGCAAAGAAGTTTAAGGTGGTTATTTCTCCCGGAGATTTAAGAGCGAGGCTTCCAAATGATTGCCCCTACTTTATAATCGACCTCATGCACTGGGAAAAGCACACAGAAAAGGAAAAGAATAAGGTTGCCCTTCAGGCTGCTCAAAGCTATGGTGTTTTGAGAGATTACCTCTGGAGCGAGCTTTTAGCGTTAACATGGATCAACGAAGAGTTTAAAGAAAAAGCACATTTTCCTCTTGACAGAGTTACTGCTTATGAAGGTCCGACTGCAGAGTTTTTAAAGGAGAAGGGTATTGATGAAGTTGTTCTCCTCGATCCGAGAGCTGAGGAGGTTTTAAGCGAAGAAGACTTCAGTGTTGGTGCCTTTATCATTGGGGGAATTGTCGATACCGGTGGAACTAAAAAGGGAACAACTGCGAAGATTGGGGAAGCCCTTGAGAGTGAGGGAATCAAAGTTAGGAGGAGGAAAATTGTCCTTAGAGGAGACATTATTGGAGTTCCAGACAGGATAAATCACATACTCAAAATCCTCCTTGAGATGCTCGTAGAAGGCAAAAGTATGGAGGAAGCCATTCTTACAGTGCAGTCACCGTTGCATGCAAGGTGGAGACTGAGAAAGGAACTGCCAAAGCACAAGAGGAGATATCTGATAGACGGCAGGAAGTATCTGGTTGTTGAGAAAGAGCTCTTTGATGAGTATTCGAGATGGCTCAACATACGGTGGGAGGACTTCGTGCAGGTTTTAAGAGAACTCAACTTTGTTGCCCTTGAGAGAAAGAGAATACATCATCTCAACAAGATAGCGGTAGCGAGAATTATCAATGGAAAGCTTTACAGGGTTATTCTGCTGAAGAGAGCGGCTTTGCTGTGTTATAATTGTTAA
- a CDS encoding DUF763 domain-containing protein has protein sequence MRKGIAELPLHGGHVPLWLAQRMKKLARLVLILLVDEYGTKGVLERLADPVWFQALNNLIGMDWDSSGSTTVTTGILKEVLSKEELGIKAAGGKGAKSRETPAQLREICEKYGLDSSEYVRISRLVAKVDTVALQTGYQLYHHVFFLDEEGNWAVVQQGMNPKVKLARRYHWFDNESFTLEPHKGISGIKLEYALNTVDKNTREYQKILLDIVKEDPRKLERELKTLTAVAKGYKPLVVYKPYEKLNLSDTVRRYKSLGQIELNQRALELARELSVKNYEEFLLLKGLGPSTLRALSLVLELVYDVHPSWRDPVTHPPDPFKFAYAVGGKDRVPFPIDKPTYDELISFLEKLVEKNPQERQIVKAVTKITKNWKPPEEDKKPT, from the coding sequence ATGAGAAAAGGTATTGCTGAGCTTCCACTTCACGGGGGTCATGTCCCGCTTTGGCTTGCTCAAAGGATGAAAAAGCTGGCAAGGTTAGTGCTTATTCTTTTAGTTGATGAATATGGCACAAAGGGAGTTCTTGAGAGGTTAGCGGATCCAGTTTGGTTTCAAGCCTTGAACAACCTAATTGGAATGGACTGGGATTCGTCAGGAAGCACCACCGTAACAACCGGGATTTTAAAGGAAGTCCTCTCAAAGGAAGAACTTGGCATAAAAGCCGCTGGAGGAAAAGGTGCCAAGAGCAGAGAGACTCCAGCTCAATTGAGAGAGATATGTGAGAAATATGGACTCGACAGCAGTGAATACGTCAGAATTTCCCGGTTAGTTGCCAAAGTTGACACAGTTGCTTTACAAACGGGATACCAGCTTTACCACCATGTCTTCTTCCTTGATGAGGAAGGAAACTGGGCAGTTGTTCAGCAGGGTATGAATCCAAAGGTCAAGCTTGCAAGAAGATACCACTGGTTTGATAATGAAAGCTTTACGCTGGAGCCTCACAAAGGGATAAGCGGGATCAAGCTTGAGTATGCGCTGAATACTGTTGATAAAAACACAAGAGAATACCAAAAAATCCTGCTCGATATCGTGAAAGAAGATCCAAGAAAGCTTGAGAGGGAGCTCAAAACTCTTACGGCAGTTGCAAAAGGCTACAAACCTCTGGTTGTCTACAAACCATATGAAAAACTAAACCTGTCCGATACAGTTAGGAGATATAAAAGTCTGGGACAGATTGAGCTGAATCAGAGGGCTTTGGAGCTTGCAAGGGAGCTGAGTGTGAAGAATTACGAGGAGTTTTTGCTCCTCAAAGGACTTGGCCCAAGCACACTAAGGGCTTTGTCCCTTGTATTGGAGCTTGTGTATGATGTCCATCCTTCATGGAGAGACCCAGTTACTCATCCTCCCGATCCTTTTAAGTTTGCATATGCTGTGGGTGGAAAGGATAGGGTACCCTTCCCAATTGATAAACCTACTTACGATGAGCTGATTTCTTTCCTTGAGAAGCTTGTTGAAAAGAATCCACAGGAGAGGCAGATAGTTAAAGCTGTTACAAAGATAACCAAAAACTGGAAGCCACCTGAGGAGGATAAAAAGCCTACTTAA
- a CDS encoding class I SAM-dependent methyltransferase — protein sequence MHELYTVLAEYYDVIYRRRAKRVGEEIDFVEEIFKNDAKREVKKVLDLACGTGIPTVELARRGYEVVGLDLHEEMLRVARRKAQELGLNIEFIHGDALDINFENEFDAVTMFFSSIMYFDENAIKQLFNSVIKALKPGGVFVADWSNLCFLQFDRAPTIWEEKNGDETVITTSWKEIENATQRFHLKYLVQILKPNGTIRAFHVHEVLNAYTPREIRLLAEKYFSEVKIYGDMKRNLGKNAYRFWLVGVR from the coding sequence ATGCATGAGCTCTACACCGTTTTAGCTGAATACTACGATGTGATTTACCGACGCAGGGCAAAGCGGGTTGGAGAAGAGATAGACTTCGTTGAGGAAATTTTCAAGAATGATGCAAAAAGAGAAGTCAAGAAGGTTCTTGACTTAGCTTGCGGAACTGGAATTCCAACGGTTGAGCTGGCAAGGAGAGGCTACGAGGTTGTTGGCTTAGATTTGCATGAAGAGATGCTAAGAGTTGCAAGGAGAAAAGCCCAGGAGCTTGGGCTAAATATTGAGTTCATCCACGGCGATGCTCTTGATATAAACTTTGAAAATGAATTCGATGCAGTGACGATGTTCTTTTCAAGCATCATGTACTTCGATGAAAATGCAATTAAACAATTATTCAATTCTGTAATTAAAGCATTAAAGCCAGGAGGAGTATTTGTTGCGGACTGGTCTAATCTATGTTTTTTACAGTTTGATAGAGCTCCGACTATATGGGAAGAGAAGAACGGAGATGAAACAGTAATAACAACAAGCTGGAAGGAAATTGAAAATGCAACCCAAAGGTTTCATTTGAAATATTTAGTTCAAATTTTAAAGCCTAATGGCACTATTAGAGCTTTCCACGTTCACGAGGTTCTTAATGCCTATACCCCCAGAGAGATTCGCCTTTTGGCGGAAAAGTACTTTAGTGAAGTGAAAATTTATGGAGACATGAAGAGAAACTTAGGGAAGAATGCATACAGATTCTGGCTCGTTGGAGTTAGGTAA
- a CDS encoding molybdopterin molybdotransferase MoeA, with the protein MREFKKLMPYKEAFQLMINDINEIPDVEEVSLDEALGRILAEDVKSPIDSPPFDRSAVDGYAVRAEDTFQAREYAPVELEVVDEITAGMESKTEVTHGKAVKLMTGNKLPKGANGVIMQEQVKREGNKIYVLRPVAPGQNVAFRGEDIKKGQIILRKGQILRPQDLSLLKSVGIKRVKVRRKPRVGIIVTGDELIEELDERALESGKILESNSIMLKGLVKQYFGEPVFYGILPDDESIIREKLEKAKSECDLVLITGGSAFGDKDFAHRFVNLLFHGTTIKPGRPVGYGERVFVLSGYPVAVFAQFHLFVKYALAKLVGANFKPAKVKARLTAKVSSTLGRYEFVKVWYEDGKAKPIRKSGSGLISSLVESNGYITIPEDSEGYLEGEEVEVVFY; encoded by the coding sequence ATGCGCGAATTCAAAAAGCTCATGCCGTATAAAGAGGCATTCCAGCTTATGATTAATGACATTAATGAAATCCCAGATGTTGAAGAAGTAAGCCTGGATGAAGCCCTTGGAAGGATTCTCGCTGAAGATGTGAAAAGCCCGATAGATTCTCCGCCATTTGACCGTTCAGCAGTTGACGGCTATGCTGTAAGAGCTGAAGACACTTTCCAAGCGAGAGAATACGCCCCTGTTGAATTGGAGGTCGTAGATGAGATAACTGCAGGGATGGAGAGCAAGACAGAGGTCACACACGGAAAGGCTGTAAAGCTCATGACAGGGAATAAACTGCCGAAAGGTGCTAATGGTGTCATCATGCAGGAACAAGTAAAAAGGGAAGGGAACAAAATCTACGTATTGAGACCCGTTGCTCCGGGACAGAACGTTGCCTTCAGAGGTGAGGACATAAAGAAGGGGCAAATTATACTCAGGAAAGGACAAATACTCAGACCTCAAGATCTATCACTTTTAAAAAGCGTTGGAATAAAGAGGGTGAAGGTTAGGAGAAAGCCAAGAGTCGGAATAATTGTCACGGGAGATGAGCTCATCGAAGAGCTCGATGAAAGAGCCCTTGAAAGCGGTAAAATTTTGGAAAGCAATTCAATAATGCTGAAGGGCTTAGTTAAGCAGTACTTCGGAGAGCCAGTGTTTTACGGGATTTTACCTGACGATGAAAGCATTATCAGAGAAAAACTTGAGAAAGCTAAGAGCGAGTGTGATTTGGTTTTGATCACCGGAGGTAGTGCATTTGGAGACAAAGACTTTGCCCATAGATTCGTTAATCTGCTCTTCCATGGAACCACAATAAAGCCGGGGAGACCTGTTGGATATGGAGAGAGGGTTTTTGTACTGAGCGGCTATCCAGTTGCAGTATTTGCCCAGTTTCACCTCTTCGTTAAATACGCCCTTGCAAAGCTTGTTGGGGCAAACTTCAAGCCAGCTAAAGTTAAAGCAAGGCTGACAGCAAAGGTTTCATCAACCCTCGGCAGATATGAGTTCGTTAAGGTCTGGTATGAGGATGGAAAGGCAAAGCCAATAAGGAAAAGTGGAAGTGGGTTGATAAGCTCTTTAGTGGAGAGCAATGGATACATAACGATTCCAGAGGACAGCGAAGGCTACTTAGAAGGAGAAGAGGTTGAAGTCGTGTTTTATTAG
- a CDS encoding valine--tRNA ligase → MLPKNYNPEEVETKWQRFWLDEKIYKYELDEKKPPYAIDTPPPFTSGTLHLGHVLSHTWIDIVARYKRMRGYNVLFPQGFDNHGLPTELKVEKEFGISKDEPEKFLQKCIEWTWQAIEAMRNQFIRIGYSADWDLEYHTMDDEYKALVQKSLLEFYKKGLLYQAEHPVFWCPNCRTSLAKAEVGYVEEDGFLYYIKLPLADGNGYIPIATTRPELMPACVAVFVHPEDDRYKDLVGKKVKLPIFEREVPILADEDVDPSFGTGAVYNCTYGDEQDIVWQKRYNLPVIIAIDEYGRMTEVAGKYKGMKTEEAREAIAKDLEEMGLLYKKEKIRHRVLRHTERSSCMAPIELLPKKQWFIKVKEFTEELVEVARQIRWFPEDMFLRLKDWAESMDWDWVISRQRVFGTPIPFWVCKDCGHIIPAREEDLPVDPRFDKPPVEKCPKCGSANLEGVRDVLDCWIDSSITPLVITKWTKDEKWFKHNFPTALRPQGTDIIRTWAFYTIFRTYILTGQKPWHDILINGMVAGPDGRKMSKSYGNVVSPEEVIPKYGADALRLWTALAPPGEDHPFKWETVDYNFRFLQKLWNIFRFAERHIKDLDYNANKNIKLEPLDRWILSRLHRLIKFATNEMEIYRFNLLTRELMTFIWHEVADDYLEMIKHRLYGEDKESKLKARVALYELLYNILLLLAPFVPHITEELYQEVFKDKVGAKSIHLLEWPAYNEARIDEEAEKLGELAREIIGAMRRYKNSHGLALNAKLKHVAIYATDSYEMLKAIEKDIAGTMNIEKLEIVKGEPELEERIVEIKPNFRTVGPRYGKLVPKIVAYLKQNAEEVSKALKESGKVEFEVEGQKVELSKDDIVLRKAVFSEGEEVETAVVGDAVILFFA, encoded by the coding sequence ATGCTGCCAAAGAATTATAATCCCGAAGAAGTTGAAACCAAGTGGCAGCGCTTTTGGCTTGATGAAAAGATTTACAAGTATGAGCTCGATGAGAAAAAGCCCCCATATGCAATTGATACACCACCGCCATTCACAAGCGGAACACTTCACTTAGGTCACGTGTTAAGCCACACATGGATTGATATCGTGGCGAGATATAAGAGAATGAGGGGCTATAACGTTCTTTTCCCACAGGGCTTTGATAACCATGGGCTTCCAACTGAGCTTAAAGTGGAAAAGGAGTTCGGCATAAGCAAGGACGAGCCAGAGAAGTTTCTGCAGAAGTGTATCGAGTGGACTTGGCAGGCTATTGAGGCAATGAGAAACCAGTTTATCAGAATTGGCTATTCCGCCGATTGGGACTTGGAGTATCACACAATGGATGACGAATACAAGGCTTTAGTGCAGAAATCTCTGCTTGAGTTCTACAAGAAAGGTCTGCTTTATCAAGCAGAGCACCCTGTGTTCTGGTGTCCAAACTGTAGGACTTCCCTGGCAAAAGCGGAAGTAGGTTATGTGGAGGAGGACGGCTTCCTCTATTACATAAAGCTTCCACTGGCTGATGGGAATGGCTACATTCCAATAGCAACAACAAGACCAGAGCTTATGCCAGCCTGTGTAGCTGTATTTGTACACCCAGAAGATGATAGGTATAAAGATTTAGTCGGCAAGAAGGTAAAGCTCCCAATCTTTGAGAGAGAGGTTCCAATCTTAGCCGATGAGGATGTTGATCCAAGCTTTGGAACTGGAGCAGTCTATAACTGTACTTACGGTGATGAGCAGGACATAGTGTGGCAGAAGCGCTACAACTTGCCGGTGATTATTGCAATTGACGAATATGGAAGGATGACAGAAGTTGCCGGTAAATACAAGGGCATGAAGACAGAGGAAGCAAGGGAGGCAATTGCAAAGGACTTGGAAGAGATGGGCTTGCTATATAAAAAAGAGAAGATAAGGCACCGCGTTTTGAGACACACAGAGAGAAGCAGCTGTATGGCTCCAATTGAGTTATTACCCAAGAAGCAGTGGTTCATCAAGGTGAAGGAGTTCACGGAGGAACTTGTGGAAGTTGCGAGGCAGATAAGGTGGTTCCCGGAGGATATGTTCTTAAGGCTCAAGGACTGGGCGGAAAGCATGGACTGGGACTGGGTTATCAGCAGACAGAGGGTGTTTGGAACTCCAATTCCATTCTGGGTGTGTAAGGACTGTGGACATATAATCCCGGCAAGAGAAGAGGACTTACCAGTTGACCCAAGATTTGACAAGCCGCCTGTAGAGAAGTGTCCAAAGTGCGGCTCGGCTAACTTGGAAGGAGTCAGGGACGTCCTGGACTGCTGGATTGATTCATCTATAACTCCACTTGTTATTACAAAATGGACTAAGGATGAGAAGTGGTTCAAACATAACTTCCCAACAGCTCTAAGACCTCAGGGAACAGACATCATAAGAACATGGGCATTCTACACAATCTTCAGAACTTACATTCTCACTGGACAGAAACCATGGCATGACATCCTGATCAACGGAATGGTGGCTGGACCAGACGGAAGAAAGATGAGCAAGAGCTATGGAAACGTTGTCTCGCCAGAAGAAGTGATTCCAAAATATGGGGCCGATGCCCTAAGACTCTGGACAGCATTAGCCCCACCGGGAGAAGACCACCCGTTCAAGTGGGAAACTGTGGACTACAACTTCCGCTTCCTCCAAAAGCTCTGGAACATCTTCCGCTTTGCAGAGAGGCACATCAAGGATTTGGACTACAACGCAAACAAGAACATCAAGCTCGAACCCCTTGACAGATGGATACTCTCAAGGCTTCACCGCCTAATCAAGTTCGCAACAAACGAGATGGAAATCTACCGCTTCAACCTGCTCACAAGGGAGCTTATGACTTTCATTTGGCACGAGGTTGCAGATGACTACCTCGAAATGATCAAGCACAGACTCTATGGAGAGGACAAAGAGAGCAAGCTTAAAGCAAGAGTGGCATTGTATGAGCTGCTCTACAACATCCTCCTACTGCTCGCACCATTTGTGCCACATATAACAGAAGAGCTCTACCAAGAGGTATTCAAGGACAAAGTTGGGGCAAAGAGCATCCACCTCTTGGAGTGGCCCGCTTACAATGAGGCAAGAATTGATGAAGAAGCTGAAAAGCTCGGAGAGCTTGCAAGGGAGATCATCGGTGCAATGAGAAGATACAAGAACTCACACGGCTTGGCTTTGAATGCAAAGCTCAAGCACGTGGCAATTTATGCAACTGACAGCTATGAGATGCTCAAAGCAATAGAGAAAGACATTGCAGGAACAATGAACATTGAGAAGTTAGAGATTGTAAAAGGTGAGCCTGAGCTTGAGGAAAGAATCGTCGAGATTAAGCCAAACTTCAGAACTGTAGGACCGAGATATGGAAAGCTCGTTCCAAAGATTGTTGCATACCTCAAGCAAAATGCTGAGGAAGTTTCAAAGGCGCTCAAAGAGAGCGGAAAGGTGGAGTTTGAAGTTGAAGGGCAAAAGGTCGAGCTCAGCAAGGACGACATAGTGCTCAGGAAGGCAGTGTTCAGTGAAGGGGAAGAGGTTGAGACGGCAGTTGTGGGAGATGCCGTGATTTTGTTCTTTGCTTGA
- a CDS encoding MogA/MoaB family molybdenum cofactor biosynthesis protein, with the protein MSHEEHRAKAPKKFKFAVITVSDTASVGKREDLSGYYIIEELKKVGNENVYYKIVPDEKLAILKAVLEALDKADVVITTGGTGVTRRDVTIETIKPLFDKELVGFGEIFRLKSFEEIGTAAVLTRATAGIIRDKESKVVFCLPGSLNAVKIGVEIIKREAYHILKHARE; encoded by the coding sequence ATGTCCCACGAGGAGCACAGGGCAAAAGCTCCCAAAAAGTTTAAATTTGCAGTTATAACGGTTAGTGACACTGCAAGTGTCGGTAAACGGGAAGACCTAAGCGGCTATTACATAATTGAAGAATTAAAAAAGGTAGGAAATGAAAACGTTTACTACAAGATTGTTCCTGATGAGAAACTTGCAATCCTCAAAGCGGTGCTTGAGGCTCTTGACAAAGCCGACGTGGTAATAACAACAGGGGGAACAGGAGTAACGAGGAGAGATGTCACAATTGAGACGATAAAACCTCTGTTCGACAAGGAGCTTGTGGGCTTTGGCGAAATCTTCAGGTTGAAAAGCTTTGAAGAAATTGGAACTGCTGCAGTGCTGACAAGGGCAACGGCCGGAATCATAAGGGACAAAGAAAGCAAAGTGGTCTTTTGCTTGCCGGGCAGCTTGAATGCTGTGAAGATCGGGGTTGAGATAATTAAGAGGGAGGCTTACCACATTCTAAAGCACGCAAGAGAATGA